One segment of Coffea arabica cultivar ET-39 chromosome 7c, Coffea Arabica ET-39 HiFi, whole genome shotgun sequence DNA contains the following:
- the LOC140010667 gene encoding zinc finger BED domain-containing protein RICESLEEPER 2-like, producing the protein MDSGGSSGTSDSSFDGPSSFSSTTAASSLNRFPIWASDIDGLGFKCWHTEAMSTTEGESNPSCNELEQEGSSGTLPPSPTTQSCEESGFAKKRGEYKKRSKAWDHFHVKHVNGVRHAICKYCDKDIAADPKSHGTTPLNTHVAKCPLNPKNKHTGQATLCLGETETLAGEVKGALISWKFDAEAIRKSLAYMVIVDELPFKHVEGRGFQYMMRTACPSFKIPSRWTISRDCYRLYLDEKTKLKQLLKNNSGRICLTTDSWTSIQRINYMCLTAHFIDNDWKLNKKILNFCPIASHKGTEVGKAIEKCLLEWGVDDILTVTVDNASSNDVAVHYLRGKLQNWGKAVLGGKWTHVRCVAHIVNLIVNDGIKKLGDSVDCIRAAVRYVRQSPSRLKKFKEFVEIEKIECKRLLCLDVPTRWNSTYLMLDTAQRFERAFERFEEQDPYMLQELENLPTKSDWTKARFLVIFLENFYQLTVKVSGSKYVTSNNFFTDISHIHGILIEMTASDNDELSSMARSMKEKYDKYWGKIEKMNMLRKMELGGRDAKSELEKYLNEDCEEDDERFDILLWWKANSLRFPILSKVARDVLAVPISTVASESAFSTGGRVLDTFRSSLTPRIVQGLICAQDWLRSSKTELNVEENLEELEAFESVCILRVEPTLVASCSFSVIGFLYCNSSCGFLDSGLWIAVSGFWIVDWSFCIATLLVAEVAVSELQFLDCGLQLIYDCGSVEFLICSTRATV; encoded by the exons GTTTCAAGTGCTGGCACACTGAAGCTATGTCTACTACTGAGGGTGAGAGTAATCCAAGTTGCAATGAGCTGGAACAAGAAGGATCATCTGGAACTCTTCCTCCTAGTCCTACTACACAAAGCTGCGAAGAATCTGGTTTTGCCAAGAAAAGAGGAGAGTACAAGAAGAGGTCCAAAGCTTGGGATCATTTTCATGTAAAGCATGTGAATGGAGTTCGTCATGCAATTTGCAAGTACTGTGACAAGGACATAGCTGCGGATCCCAAAAGTCATGGTACGACTCCCCTTAATACTCATGTAGCTAAATGTCCTCTAAATCCTAAAAATAAGCACACTGGCCAGGCTACTTTGTGTTTGGGTGAAACTGAAACCTTAGCGGGAGAGGTTAAAGGGGCACTCATAAGTTGGAAATTTGATGCGGAAGCCATTAGAAAAAGCTTAGCTTATATGGTAATTGTTGATGAGTTGCCATTTAAACATGTAGAGGGTAGAGGCTTTCAATATATGATGCGGACTGCTTGTCCATCATTTAAAATTCCTTCGAGATGGACTATTTCTAGAGATTGCTATCGGCTATATTTAGATGAAAAAACTAAGTTGAAACAACTCTTGAAGAATAACAGTGGCAGAATTTGTCTAACCACAGATTCTTGGACATCCATTCAAAGGATAAACTATATGTGCCTCACTGCCCATTTCATAGATAATGATTGGAAACTGAACAAAAAGATCCTAAATTTCTGTCCTATTGCTAGTCACAAGGGAACTGAAGTTGGTAAGGCCATAGAAAAGTGTCTACTAGAATGGGGAGTTGATGATATCCTAACTGTCACAGTTGACAATGCAAGTTCCAATGATGTAGCTGTCCACTATTTACGAGGAAAGCTTCAAAATTGGGGAAAAGCTGTGTTAGGGGGGAAATGGACTCATGTGAGGTGTGTAGCTCACATAGTGAATCTAATTGTTAATGATGGCATCAAAAAACTTGGGGATTCAGTTGATTGTATCAGGGCAGCAGTTAGATATGTTAGACAGTCACCTTCTAGATTGAAAAAATTCAAGGAGTttgttgaaattgaaaaaattgaatgCAAAAGATTGCTCTGTTTAGATGTGCCTACTAGGTGGAATTCTACATATCTAATGCTAGACACAGCTCAAAGGTTTGAGCGAGCTTTTGAGAGGTTTGAGGAGCAGGATCCTTATATGCTTCAAGAGTTAGAAAATCTGCCAACAAAATCTGATTGGACAAAAGCTAGATTCttggtgatttttttggaaaacttttATCAGCTAACTGTGAAGGTTTCCGGTTCCAAATATGTgacttcaaataattttttcactGATATTAGTCACATTCATGGCATTTTAATTGAAATGACAGCAAGTGATAATGATGAATTGAGTTCAATGGCAAGATCAATGAAGGAGAAATATGATAAGTATTGGGGAAAGATTGAAAAGATGAATATGCTGAGAAAAATGGAACTTGGGGGTAGGGATGCAAAATCTGAATTAGAGAAGTATTTGAATGAGGATTGTGAGGAAGATGATGAGAGATTTGATATCTTGTTATGGTGGAAGGCCAATAGCCTTAGATTCCCAATCCTTTCCAAAGTTGCTCGTGATGTGTTAGCAGTCCCAATTTCTACCGTGGCCTCCGAATCTGCTTTTAGTACCGGAGGTCGTGTTCTTGATACATTTAGGAGTTCTTTGACTCCTAGAATTGTGCAAGGTTTAATATGTGCTCAAGATTGGCTTCGGTCCTCCAAGACAGAATTAAATGTAGAAGAAAATCTGGAAGAGCTTGAAGCCTTCGAATCTG TTTGCATTTTGAGGGTTGAACCAACTCTTGTTGCAAGTTGCAGTTTCAGCGTAATTGGCTTTCTGTATTGCAACTCTTCTTGTGGCTTTCTGGATTCTGGATTGTGGATTGCTGTTTCTGGATTCTGGATTGTGGATTGGAGTTTCTGTATTGCAACTCTTCTTGTGGCTGAAGTTGCAGTTTCTGAATTGCAGTTTCTGGATTGTGGATTGCA ATTGATTTATGATTGTGGATCAGTGGAATTTCTGATTTGTAGCACCAGGGCAACAGTGTGA